Proteins encoded together in one Impatiens glandulifera chromosome 1, dImpGla2.1, whole genome shotgun sequence window:
- the LOC124921961 gene encoding uncharacterized protein LOC124921961 yields MAYAATTIKFLCSYGGKILPRYPDGKLRYHGGDTRVLSVDRSISFSDLLKKMTELYGAAVSLRCQLPTEDLDALISIKSDEDLENIIEEYDRAAMKIRAFLTPIKTPSPLPPPSSSSSESSPKSSNSSPKSHISSVSRPFPNAIAVDHCNKPPIYPPLKFATTHHHHHHVVPKVPHCAYHAGYHGRIYLVHNGNYWQ; encoded by the exons ATGGCGTACGCCGCCACAACTATTAAGTTCCTTTGCAGCTATGGAGGCAAAATCCTTCCACGTTATCCTGATGGAAAGCTCCGTTACCACGGAGGCGATACTCGCGTCCTCTCCGTAGATCGTTCTATCTCCTTCTCCG ATCTACTTAAGAAGATGACGGAATTGTATGGAGCAGCGGTTAGTTTGAGATGCCAGTTACCGACTGAAGATCTAGACGCCTTAATTTCaattaaatctgatgaagatctGGAAAATATCATCGAGGAATACGACCGAGCCGCCATGAAAATCAGAGCATTCCTAACTCCGATCAAAACGCcttctcctcttcctcctccgtCATCATCATCTTCTGAATCGTCGCCGAAATCGTCCAACTCATCGCCGAAATCACACATCAGTTCCGTCTCGCGGCCTTTTCCAAATGCAATTGCTGTGGATCATTGCAATAAGCCTCCAATCTATCCTCCTCTAAAATTTGCTactactcatcatcatcatcatcatgtagTTCCGAAGGTTCCTCACTGCGCTTACCATGCTGGTTATCATGGAAGGATTTACCTGGTTCACAATGGAAATTACTGGCAATAA